Below is a genomic region from Raphanus sativus cultivar WK10039 chromosome 4, ASM80110v3, whole genome shotgun sequence.
TAATCTTCATCTGCCATGGATATGCAATGGAATGCAGCATCACCATGAACAGTTGAGATTATCCCACTTCATGATGTAGCGTAGTCATTAAATTATCAAAGCTTTATTTAATGTTAGTGATGAATATGATTGAATTAGGTACTGCGAGAAGGCTTGTGAATGAAGGATATGGGGTGTATGGTATGGACTACGAAGGACATGGCAGGTCTGATGGGCTAAGTGCTTATGTCCCAAACTTTGACCATCTCGTTGATGATGTCTCTGCCCACTACACATCCATTTGCGGTAATGTAAAAGTGAAATATTGACTTCATGAAATTTATCTTCTTAAAATGGTGGTAACGAGTCAAGGTCAAagtcaattttttatatttaccatTCACGAGTGATGGGTAATgtagacagaaaaaaaaaatcaatgaccCATTAATTTTGatgaacaaatttttttttcttgatttgatGTTTTGTACTAAAGAATCTTATACAAAACTTTTTCTGTTGTTCGTCCCACGTTATCAGAAAATGATTTTGATGTCTTTTTGTTTGTGGTTGAAATAatcagagagagaagagaacaaaagGAAGATGAGGTTTTTGCTGGGAGAATCAATGGGTGGGGCTGTACTTTTGTTGTTACACAGAAAGAAGCCTGAGTTTTGGGATGGGTCCGTCTTGGTTGCTCCAATGTGTAAGGTAATATTCTTGTTCATTCTCTCATGCATCTATTCTTTAGGAAAAATAGGAATATtgctacatatatatatttttatgtagttagtgaaattaaatatatagaaaggcGAAGAAATAATCATTATTATCCAGCCAGGACTATGTTCTCTGGAGAGAATATtatgcaaataaaaattattaaaatgtacTGTATATATGGGGGAATTGAAGATATTCTGAAGACTAATtgtactatttttatatattcacaTATAGTAGCCACTAGCCAGCctgctttatattttataaggtTAACCGGACATATTTAACAGTATATTAACATGGTGTATTGCAACTTTTTGCCCACCCAATCCAAAAGATATGTAAATACCAAAAAATCATGATTGTCAGTTGTCAACGTGCCATGATGTGAATGATGctcaattattatttattttaatcaaatattagTAAGACGTGTTTGTGTGAAATTCAACTTCTTAAAGCATGCTtgcaattttttaataatggaatGAAGATATCATACGTTATCACATGCAACAAATGTTGAGTTGATATCTAATTCGTAATCGTTGCACCCAGCTATGCAGCATATGGAAATATACTATTAGTATACTGATTAGATTAGTTTTCGAAGTAATCGTTGCACCTAGCTATACAGCATATggaaatatattattagtatactGATTAGATTAGTTTTCGAAGTACCATGATACGTAACCATGTGTTTAGATGTTACAAACACATAGCACCAGTAATGATCGCTTATTTTCTTATGTCACAGATAGCAGAAGAAATGAAACCAAGCCCTTTGGTAATTTCGGTTTTGTCGAAACTTAGTGGAGTTATTCCCACGTGGAAAATTATCCCTGGCCAAGATATCATTGAGACTGCTTTTAAGCAGCCAGAAGTTAGGAAACAGGTAACTTTCACCTCAATTGATGACATATGAATGATAAACTATTTAGAGGGTTACTTCAAACGTATGAGTTATGACAATGTGAAATATGTTTTAAGGTGAGAGAAAATTCTTACTGCTACAAAGGTCGTCCACGTTTGAAGACTGCTAATGAGCTATTGAGGATTAGCAACGATCTCGAGAAGAGGCTGGATGAGGTATTTATATGTACTTAATTTCGTTCGTGAAGAAGATGTTATAATTAGGAGAATGTTGTATATGCTTAGTTTGATGTAATGGTGTAATATAGGTTTCATTACCGTTCACGGTGTTGCACGGAGAAGACGATAAAGTCACAGACAAAGCGGTTAGCGGACAACTCTATGAAGTTGCGTCGAGTTCGGACAAGACTTTCAAACTGTATCCTGGGATGTGGCATGGGTTGCTCTATGGCGAGACACCAGAGAACATTGAGATCGTTTTTGCCGACATCATTGGTTGGTTGGACAAGAGAGCGTCTGGTGGACATGGAGGGTTTGAGTCTGAACTTAAACGTAAAGAAGATGGTTTCCCTTTGAAAGAGTAGTTCTTTTATTGAAACTATTGTAATGATATTTGTGACGCTGCAACATTTCTTTGTAAGTGCAGTGACATTTATGAACCACATTATTTTCCTGTAGTCTCcaattctttataaacttaattAGTAGTATGTATCAATGTATCATTTATAGCAAATAAAAAGAGCAAGTACGTAtctaattcaaataaaaaaacagagatggTGCTGCACTCCAGCATCTTATGTTCGGAACCATAACCGTTGTGGACGATGAGCTAACCGAAAGCCACAAGCTCGGCTCAGCTGTTATAGGGAAGGCATAAGGGTTTTACCTAGCAAGTTCCTTGGATGGAACTAGCCAGACTCTTTCTCTGACCGTATTGCTACGCAGAGAGCATGACCATCATGACAGTTTGGATGATGCCATTAGCTTCTTTGGGTATTGGCGGGACAGGGAGGTTTGAGCATGCTAAAGGGTATGCCACTGTGGAAACTCTGCATAACCAGAACAaccagcatatcactgatggtCAAGACACCATCCTCCACTTCAGTGTATACCTCACTTAGAAAATTTGGAGTGTTAAACAAGTTATGATTGCTTCACACAAAAGGCCTTTATGGAAATATTTTGATTAGTGGTTTACAAGTCACAATAACATTTTGAAGCAATGTGACTAACTTTGAAAGAGGCCAAACCtagacctgaaaaaaaaattatatgcaCGCCAAATGCAACAactactctctctctcagtaTTGTCAATCAAAATGCAGACAAtgcaatctgaaaaaaaaaagaatgaaaagaaGCACTCTACCCTACATGAAGCTAACAACCTCAGACAACAATTCATCCACTATCATCATACTTTCTAATTCAAAAACCACTGTCTCATCATGAGCTTCAAGTTCGAACCACTCATCAATGACGTCTATCACTGGCACGTTGGAGAATGATTCATTCTTTGCTCCCTTCTCTGGCATGGCAAGAAGTAACACATATATCATCACTTGAATTGAACATAACATCACTGATTTTTGTAATATCAATGTCAGAGATTGGATCCATAGGCCTCTCGTGCCCTTCCTCCATCTGAGGATCAAACTCCCAAGGTTCTCGACTGTGCTCATCTGCCATTatagaaaacaaacaaacagttAGAGTGAACTATGCACACATTGAACACTTATAGAAACAGATCATTTATAGGAATAGATCATCACTTCCAACAATAGACTATGAACTATGCAAAGCGAGAGAGAGGGAGATGCTGCGTACACTCACCAAACAAGGTATTGAGAGAGGTTGGGTGTGGAGTAGCGGTGAAGTTGAGACCGATGTAAAACGCCAAAGCTAGCACCATAGTCACCATAAGATACGTCGGCCTAGCCAATACCCAATACTTGCTTGGGTAGTAACCATACACCTCAGAGGGTTTTGGTCCATGCACTTGTTGTGCTCTGAACGGAGATGACCTTTCCATAGTCTTGGACTGTTACCTAAAAGAGCTTTGGTTACATcatgtacttctgttttaatgatcaaatcaaataagaaaaaatgaaCCTAATTTCGAATGATCTTCTACTAACACGAGAAAATAGCCAATCAGTTGAAGACTCAGCaaataaatttggaaaaaatCAAAAGTGATAATCAATATTGTAGGATTAATTATCTATTACTAAAAATTTTGGAGACTTAATAATTGGGGGATGGTGGAGGCCCGCACGAGAAGAGTTCTGCAAAAGTAAGCAGCGTCAACGACTCGGCCAGCCTATTTCCCTTCCATAAATTCTTGCGCCACTTTCTATGTTTTACTGTCAGCGCTGCGACCGGCTCTCACCGCTCGCTTTGTTTTCCTTACTCATTAGTTTAAGGCAAGTTTTTAATACCAGACCACCCTCAACGCTTTATAGCAGCCTCCACAAGAGTCACGCTTCTCAAGTTCCCGATGTGGGACAAACAAGAAAATGGTTACTTTATTATTCCAAACCGATAttgattcggttcggtttcatCTAATCTTATCCAGACCGATTAATTGAACTGAACCAGACCAGACTTGATTTTCCAGTTACATTTTAGTTGTAAGTTCTGGCGACTCAAAGTAGTAAGAATAGTAAATTCttcttattttcaaaaatttatcatttaccaaaaaatattttcaacacattgtttttttctctttcctctattattttttaaaaaatgatacaataatttttttttattaacttagatacaaataataattaattaatccttttcttaatttttattattttatttcttaaaatatttttttgttcatatCAATCAGTTagagaaatatttttctttaccATAAACCGAAACAAACCCAATCCCAACTGAAATGAAccttttttaatttagaaatttatagttttactaGTAGAACAACAAAACGAGACATAGTTACAATGGTCGTCTACTAAACAAATATGATTGTAAGATTCTTAAATCTCTTAAGAATTCGTAGACGTAGAAACACCTTCACCGTAAAGCTAACAGTGGGAACTAGCGTGCTCAGGTTTGTGAGTATACTCATAATCAAGATGCACAAAAGCCCTTTCAATCTCCTGCAGCTGCTCCAGCTTCTCCTGCAGCGCTTCTCCGATATCATGCGCCACTTGCAGAGGCATATCAGCGGGGAGAACTATATCAACCTCCACAAAGTAATGAGACCCGAACGTGTACGCCCTCACCGTGTCGATGTGCCTAATCTCTCTGTGGTGGTTCCAACACAGGTAAGTCAGCTTCTGCAGATACTCCGGCGTCGCTGATTTGCCTACGAGAGAGTTCACGTTCTCCAGAACCGTCATCGACCATGTCCTTATAGTGTACAGTGCGAGAATGATGGCACCGAGTGGATCCATCCAGTTATCGAAGTAGTTAGCGAGGATGACTGCGATGAGTCCGATGATGTTTGTGATGACGTCGAAGAAGTGGTCTTGAGCATAGGCTTTAACGATCTCGTTGCTGAATGATCTGCAGTAAAGAACGAGGAGGAGTTTGACTAGTGTGACGGAGAGCATGATCCCAACCACCCAACTCTCTTGTTCCTTTGTTAAGCTGAACTCTTTGTGCTGTAATAAAAACAAGTGAAGTCAAATTGtctgaacaaaactaaaaaaaacgaTCGGAAGTTTCAGAACTTACACTGGACACCATGGTGCGAAGAGACTCCAGGATGATCTGCAGTCCAAGCGTGGCCATTACGGACGCAAAGACGAGGATACCGAGCGGCTGCATCCGTTTCTTCCCGATGGGATACTGATAAGGGTTCGGCGTCTGCATGGAGAAGGCGGTGAACCAGAGGATGAAGCCGGAGAGGAGATCGAGGAGAGAGTCTAGCGTGGAAGCGACGATGGCTAGAGAGCCGCTCGTGACGGAGGCGTAGACTTTAGCGGCGAAAAGAACCATGTTCGCGATGTTTGATATTCTGATGGCTAACGTCTCGCTTTTAGCAAGATTGTCTTGCTCTTCCTGTAACACAGAGATAAAGTATCAATcaacaaagaagagagagagaaagtaaaaaaaatgcGTTAGATGTAAATTATAATAAGCAAACCTTTGACATTCCAGGGACGAATCCACGTTCTGCGAGTTCGTCCATTTCGGTGAAGCCTTCAAGCATCTCCACTTGCTGCTGGTAGTAATCTGCCACATTGTCTTCCGGACCTGCAACAAACCAAAACACATAGCCAAAGGAAAGGTTCAAAACCAGTTGCTGCTTCTCACTATTTCAGATAACAACTGTCAACAATATAACCAAAACAGAGAATCTCAATTTAAGCTTTGTTCtgtagtataaatatatatatacagctTCAAATCACGCCACGTTACTTAATTGGACTCATAGAAGATTATGATTAGaagattaaaatttgaataattaattaacatgtTTTAAGAATCATCAAAgctaagaagaaaaaaaatagcaaGAAAAGTCAGAAGTCAAACCAGTCCCTAATTTGTCTCTAATCAGACTAGTCTTGTCCTAATCAGACCAGAAACAAATGTAAATGTGGAGAGGAGAATGACAATTTATTACCCAAGCAGCCAAGACAGTTATGGAGTTTGCTTGGAGATTTCTTCTCCTTGTGCTCAGGAGAAACCTGAAAATCGTCGAAGTTCAGCTGCCACGAGCGGTCGCCCTCGCCGTGAAACTCGAGAAGAGAGATCTCTTCGTCGGCGTTTTCGATAGATGGCCTAGCCATTGGATAGAGATTCGTGTACGGCCGCTGCTGCTAGCATTAACAGGGAAGGTAAGGGAGGACTTGAAGAAAGATACGGAGAGGGTAGTTTCGTAATTAAAGGAAACGAGATACGAGGAGGCGTATAGATACACTAAAGGACTACGACTGGTGTGGTAGATGTAACAGTAGCCACAAGAGATACTTTGGACCAGAGATGATGAGTGAGTCGTGTCTTTATCAAATGTCCTACGTGGCGTGTTCTCAATGGGTTTGTTATCTCGCACGTGATTGGCGGCGGTATCCTGGACAGGTGTATATGAAACTCCCTCTCTACACACGTGACGTTGTCAAGTTTACAACGGCGTCGTTTGCGGGTAAAAATTGCAATTTGGGCTTTATTTTATGGTTGAAGGCCCAATTAAACTAGGATAAAAGGGCGACGTTTTATAATTACAAATGCCAGTTAAATATTAAAGGCCCAATTAGTCTAGGGTTTCGCTTCCCTTTTATCATCATCGTCGTCACTTCCACAATAAAACTGTCTGCGGCTACTAACAATTTTAGTTTAAGGTTTTCAGCTTCTTTAACACCTCTCCAGGTTTGTTCGTCTTCCTCTGCTTCTTCACTGCTTCGTTATCATTAGCTCGTTACCTAGATACCTTGGTTCGATTCTCGTTTTGTAACCTGTGTTACATTTCATTTGAAACTGATTGTATTTGCTTTGTTTCTGTAACAGATATCGAGTGGGAAGAATCATCTTGAGCTATGTCTCCAGCTAAAGGTACAATCTTTCTGCATTTTATCACCAGATTCAATGTGGGTCTTTGTTGAATCTTTGCTAGAGTCTCAGGATGTCAATCTTTTACTAGGCTTTAGTGTTATGGAACCGCTAATCActtgtttgattattgttttgtAATAACGTTTAGTTAGGTGTTGTAAGAGTAATCAGTTGAGACAGTGTCCAAATGGTATGGAGTTTATGTTTCTCGAAGCATTCTGAGTTGTTAAAATCTCTCTTGTGGTGTCTTATGCAGTTGATACCACGAAGAAGGCTGATCCTAAGGCCAAGGCCTTGAAGGCTGCGAAGGCAGTTAAGTCTGGCCAAGCCTTCAAGAAGAAGGACAAGAAGATCAGGACTAAGGTTACCTTCCACAGGCCAAAGACTTTGACCAAGGCTAGAGATCCCAAGTACCCAAGAATCAGCGCTACTCCAAGGAACAAGTTGGATCACTATGGTATCCTCAAGTACCCACTCACCACCGAGTCTGCAATGAAGAAGATTGAAGACAACAACACCCTTGTCTTCATTGTTGACATTCGTGCTGACAAGAAGAAGATTAAGGATGCTGTTAAAAAGATGTATGACATTCAGACCAAGAAGGTCAACACTCTCATCAGGTAGGTCAAAAAGAGAGAGTTTATTTCGTGGCTTGCaagtttgatttttgtttgtttgacaCAATGGTGTATTTTCGGTTTTTTGTTGTAGGCCTGATGGAACGAAGAAGGCTTACGTTAGGCTTACACCAGACTACGATGCTTTAGATGTTGCTAACAAGATTGGCATCATCTAAGTTCGTCTACCTCTCCTATTATAAAAAGGACTTGTGGTTTTGTCTCTAGTGGTCAAAACTTTGTTTTACAATACATTCGTGTTGCAGTTAATTGTTGAATTCAAATTCTATGTTTTTGGCTTCTCAACAATCTTATCATATACCACTTTATAAACCTCTAAAAATGCAAACATACAAATGGAATCCCTGGAATTGACTCGTCTGTCAACACATCCACATGTAAATGAGCTGAGAAAATGACAACCGATATTGATCATCAAAAACCTGTAATTGATATTGTGTCTGACCATTAATCTCCCCCAAGGTCACTGACATTATTGCTCTGATTCATTGTCCAAATTTATCCCTCAAAGCTTCTAATTCAATTCCAATCGGCAACAGCATTAACTACTTGGAGAATAGTAAGAACATTTTTAATGATATTGCATTGATCTATCAATTGATGGATATACTAATAGgctgttttatatttatgaacaCTTGAATAGCTAAACAAAGCAATTGGAAAAGAAGACAAGCTCTTCTGGGAATATGAACCCGGCAACTTCATTAAagttattttttagaaaataaaaataatcccctatatattaatcctggaacattacaacatgttttgtagccacgtgtcatcactaggatgattctcagaaatccttagaaaaatatgttggtccatataaatatatattatactttttattaaactaattatcatattaattaatagtcttaaattatttccttaaataaaagctacgtaaGTTTATtaccttaaataaaagctacgaaattacctaatatgattaacgtatatatgataattaatgattacaaataaaaaatatttgataaaaaaatttgtatcctctacattttattttaattaatattatcaaaaaaaaatcacttaaacatattttaaaaaatagatttttcatatatgttatattttgatttttttaaaacgtctataaattaccaaaaattgtaagatgttattaagatgatattttttagaacagaacatgatccgaaacgaaatatttcggatatcgaatatatcgaaaccagatttatatacttaaatattttttttttagaatttaatatctaaaagaatattaaaaatatataaaatgttattaagttgtccaaaatacttgaaaatatttacaaatagttaaaaatacatgattaaaatagttaaatgatattcaaaataccaatacttcaaatatttattgatttcttatccgaatattgaagctaaccaaattttatgttaagtttaagtattttagcttgcattatacacatttatatgttataaataatttttatatttttatattttgagaaatttaaagtatacgaattttattttttcttaaaataaaatgagttatctgagtccaaatccaaaccgaacccgcagaTCCGAACTGGATCGAACTCACAAAAAATCGAAAtataactgaaccgaaccaaactaaactgaaccaaatggtatccgaatgtccaccccaaatcaaatgtaaaaaaaatattgataacaagatgcattctaattgtaatatttcaatacaacatattttaaaaaactcatcccgcgcatggcgcgggttatcatctagttttttttattaaaattcaacTATATCTAAATATTGGCTGGAAATTAAAGGATAGGGTAACTAACAAAATGCAGTTCATACTTAGGACGAGGAAGGTTGCATAAGTCTATTTACAGATTATCCTAAAGTCAAACTTGAATCATGTTGTTGTATATGTGTATATTATTGTCTTGAATGGACTTAGTATGTacaagtatatatttatttctgtGCCTACAAGTTGAACCAAAATAAGGCATAACCTTGAATAACATGTACTCTCTTCTGAAAAAAATTGGGCAATCTCGAAATGCAGAGGCTTATTGCGCTACGTATGCCTTTGTATATTTAATGGAATCATCATGTGAAAAACGTGTTTCTTATTCCTAGAATGGTTTACGGGTGAGGAATCTTCCATAAGTGTCTGCATCAAGTGGCTTGGCTTTGATCCTTTCAACGATACCACTGACAATCACAAGTgcatttttttatgtttatgcaAGGACAACACTACGGGGGAATCTGTTGGCTAAGTAGTGATTTGGCTTTTTCAGCTGTTGTTAATTTGGTTGAACTACTTCGAGTATTTTGGTACAAAGGTAGTTGAATTTCCATTAGTTGCACTTGCAACACGGATATGTTCAAAAGCATGATTGTTTTGTGATCAAATAAATACTTGGTCAAGACTTCAATACGAGTAATAATtggaaacagaaacaaaacaaatataatgaCTAAGTCTTATTCAAAGAAGATGACGAAAggcaaaataaaacaaagagaaagatgATATGCGGAAAAAAACACGGCACTTATAAAAATGAACTTATCATTCTTTCCTTTTTCCTTGGTTGATTTGCACTAAACTTGGCACGTAAGAGCACAAGAGTGGGAAACAGGGATACTCATCTTCATCAGGAATCACAATAGCTTCTCCTAGATCCACTTGTTTAAAATACCCATCCTCTCCAATGATGTAAGCCCTTTTGTGGCGACCAAGTGCATCTAAAGTGACAACCAGTGCGAGTTTCTTTTCCTCGTTAATGAAGAAACTTCCATTTACGAGAGGGATCATCTTATCAACTGCTAAGAAGTAAGATTTGCTCCACGACACCTCGTGGGGCTCAATTTCAGTCGTAACCCATATCTCCATCATATTTTTATCCATGCACTGATATAGTGCTGCAAGCTTCTCTTCTCCCACACTCGATAGAGCCACGGTGTCTTCGTAGAGATGAGAGTGAAACGGCACGTGCAGATGTGGTCCAAATCTCTCTTTTGTATAGTCAAAAGAGACAAAGAAATCATCCACATCATCTTCTGCTTCCTCTATGTCTAACATTATTTTCTGTTTAGCAAAAAAGTAAGAGTTTCCTTTCACTGTCAAGCCGGGTCGAAAAAACTCTATATCCCAGTCGGGAGTGACATCAAGAGTCCTCCACATGTTTGAGTTCATATCGTAGATTTCGAACTCAAAAAGGGTTGTGGGCCAGTATGCATCATCCACAAACCTCAATATTTTGTACGATTTCTTGTTTTTATCGTATCCTAGAGCATATCTGTCCAGTCTGTGGTAAGACTTTTTGGGCTCGATCCACTTCGTTTGCCCTAGATACGGGTTCCAAACCAATAGACTCGTGTTGTCTTTGGTCGCGCATAACAACAAGCCGTCGCAGTGAAACACTTTAGATATCTCGATTTTATTGAACCTATCAATTGGTTTTATAGATATTGGACCAGAGCCTTCCTCGTCCTTGAGTAATCCATTGAGATCGACTCTCGCTGAACAAACCTTAAAATCCATCATCATGAACCCCGTAAACTGCCTAGCTCCTGCTTTACCAACTATCCTATGTCTCGATGAAGCATTCCATCGTTTGCAAGTGCATCGTACATTTCCAACACATGTAATCGGTACTTTGGAGAGTATCTCCCCGATCAAATCTGTGGAAAGATCAGAGATCGTCGTCATTGTTTGAAACAGATGGTGAAATTAATTAGGGTTCTAACTTTTTCACGCTTGCTTATAGATAATACTGTATACTATATACCACACACATTAGGTAAtgcttatttatatatacatgtgtCACACGAAACGGTGCGTTTAACCACCGACATACACAAAATCTTTTTGCTTTTAGATAACTTTCACTAGATGTGGTTTCTGCTAAGAATAAAAtcttatacaatttttttttgtttttattatgtaGATTTCTATCCATTTAACTTAACAATAATTTCTTATTTAGTTAAGGTTTAGTAAAATCTAAACTAAACACAAAATTATtgtttatcttatatatatatatatatatatcaaatatgtaaatatttaaaactatattttaagtatattttatcAGTTAAAAAagagtatattttatattatctacTTTGGTTAGTATATCACGAATACCTCCTGGATATTTCATTCCAGTTATGCTCACTTCTATTGTCAACTACGATGGGTAAAGGATCTTGAAATGAATAGTCAattacttatatttattttgtttctattttcatttattactCGTATTGAAGTCTTGACCAAGTATTTATTGATCACATAAAAATCATGCTTTTGCACAGCCCGCTCTTGGCAATTTTATGTATGGCATCACATTTTGCAGCCAAATCTGGATTTAGCTTTTGTGATTTCAACCAAACAAGAGAGGAGCAACTGAAAGTATTCTATGCATAATACACCTCCAGGAAATATGAGTTTTAAAAAGAGACAAGAAGACATGCGTGTTGCAACTAATGGAAATTCAGCCTTTGTACCAGAATACTCACAATAGTTCAGCCAAAATTAACGACAGCTGAAAACGCCAAAACAAATACATATGGCCTCTGCTTAGATACCGACAGGGAAGAGATCTTACTTAACAGTCAAAACAGCACAACAGATTCCCCCGTAGTGTTGTCCTTGCATAAACATAAAACATGCATTTGTGATCATCATTGGTATCATTGAAAGGATCAAAGCCAAGCCACTTGAAGCAGACACTTATGGATGGTGTAATACTATATTATATGATGCAGTCAGTGGCGAACCCAGCCTAAATTTTTTATGGGTTCAAAAAACTATCAAAAGTGTCATTATAGGTATATATCTTGGGGTTTGTGGGTTCAACAGccaaaatttatcaatttattagtatttttttctcattttcacACTGCAACTTGGATTATTATGAAATTTCTGTGGGTTCATGTGACACCATATTCTACCGAATAGGTCCGCCACTGGATGCAGTGAGTAATATGTTCAGGTGCTGGTGACTACGTGAAAGGAGTGATAATGAAAACTAGAGGACCGGTGTTTGTGACTTCCTTCAATCCACTAAGCATGGTCATTGTTGCGATTTTGGGTTCTATTATTCTTGCTGAGGTTATGCACCTTGTATAACATACGTAAGCTTTTGAAGCTCTAATGATTTTTCCAAAAATCTCAATAATCCaactatatatctatatatctcAATAATCCAAAACCATAAACAACTATGGTTGAACACACTCAAATGTTGGAGAGAGATATAGCGCCGTTCTTAGAAATAGTGAATAAACGCATTGCCACCTTCTTCAAACCTTCATGCATGCAGAAAAAATAGAATCAAgattaagtaaaaaaaatgaatcaagATTAAGTAAATAAAATCGCACATCTTGCTGTTTCTGATCGTTCGCCTATGCAACCCCAGACTCTATGCCAGTGAGTAGTTGAAGTTCACAACTCCTCTTAAGATGAGCGAACGAAGACGTCTCCCCTTGGGGAAGTTATTCCAATCATGATCGTCCGTGAATGCAGGAGTCTGGACAAGGTAAAAACCTGGGGCGGGGACTGTGTAATCT
It encodes:
- the LOC108855100 gene encoding caffeoylshikimate esterase-like isoform X1 — translated: MQASETDNIKYEESFIKNTRGMKLFTCKWLPANQEPKALIFICHGYAMECSITMNSTARRLVNEGYGVYGMDYEGHGRSDGLSAYVPNFDHLVDDVSAHYTSICEREENKRKMRFLLGESMGGAVLLLLHRKKPEFWDGSVLVAPMCKIAEEMKPSPLVISVLSKLSGVIPTWKIIPGQDIIETAFKQPEVRKQVRENSYCYKGRPRLKTANELLRISNDLEKRLDEVSLPFTVLHGEDDKVTDKAVSGQLYEVASSSDKTFKLYPGMWHGLLYGETPENIEIVFADIIGWLDKRASGGHGGFESELKRKEDGFPLKE
- the LOC108853074 gene encoding phosphatidylinositol N-acetylglucosaminyltransferase subunit P-like, translating into MERSSPFRAQQVHGPKPSEVYGYYPSKYWVLARPTYLMVTMVLALAFYIGLNFTATPHPTSLNTLFDEHSREPWEFDPQMEEGHERPMDPISDIDITKISDVMFNSSDDICVTSCHAREGSKE
- the LOC108855100 gene encoding caffeoylshikimate esterase-like isoform X2; its protein translation is MASETDNIKYEESFIKNTRGMKLFTCKWLPANQEPKALIFICHGYAMECSITMNSTARRLVNEGYGVYGMDYEGHGRSDGLSAYVPNFDHLVDDVSAHYTSICEREENKRKMRFLLGESMGGAVLLLLHRKKPEFWDGSVLVAPMCKIAEEMKPSPLVISVLSKLSGVIPTWKIIPGQDIIETAFKQPEVRKQVRENSYCYKGRPRLKTANELLRISNDLEKRLDEVSLPFTVLHGEDDKVTDKAVSGQLYEVASSSDKTFKLYPGMWHGLLYGETPENIEIVFADIIGWLDKRASGGHGGFESELKRKEDGFPLKE
- the LOC108848293 gene encoding 60S ribosomal protein L23a-1; the encoded protein is MSPAKVDTTKKADPKAKALKAAKAVKSGQAFKKKDKKIRTKVTFHRPKTLTKARDPKYPRISATPRNKLDHYGILKYPLTTESAMKKIEDNNTLVFIVDIRADKKKIKDAVKKMYDIQTKKVNTLIRPDGTKKAYVRLTPDYDALDVANKIGII
- the LOC108855824 gene encoding metal tolerance protein 11; amino-acid sequence: MARPSIENADEEISLLEFHGEGDRSWQLNFDDFQVSPEHKEKKSPSKLHNCLGCLGPEDNVADYYQQQVEMLEGFTEMDELAERGFVPGMSKEEQDNLAKSETLAIRISNIANMVLFAAKVYASVTSGSLAIVASTLDSLLDLLSGFILWFTAFSMQTPNPYQYPIGKKRMQPLGILVFASVMATLGLQIILESLRTMVSSHKEFSLTKEQESWVVGIMLSVTLVKLLLVLYCRSFSNEIVKAYAQDHFFDVITNIIGLIAVILANYFDNWMDPLGAIILALYTIRTWSMTVLENVNSLVGKSATPEYLQKLTYLCWNHHREIRHIDTVRAYTFGSHYFVEVDIVLPADMPLQVAHDIGEALQEKLEQLQEIERAFVHLDYEYTHKPEHASSHC
- the LOC108853024 gene encoding putative F-box protein At4g17200, with translation MTTISDLSTDLIGEILSKVPITCVGNVRCTCKRWNASSRHRIVGKAGARQFTGFMMMDFKVCSARVDLNGLLKDEEGSGPISIKPIDRFNKIEISKVFHCDGLLLCATKDNTSLLVWNPYLGQTKWIEPKKSYHRLDRYALGYDKNKKSYKILRFVDDAYWPTTLFEFEIYDMNSNMWRTLDVTPDWDIEFFRPGLTVKGNSYFFAKQKIMLDIEEAEDDVDDFFVSFDYTKERFGPHLHVPFHSHLYEDTVALSSVGEEKLAALYQCMDKNMMEIWVTTEIEPHEVSWSKSYFLAVDKMIPLVNGSFFINEEKKLALVVTLDALGRHKRAYIIGEDGYFKQVDLGEAIVIPDEDEYPCFPLLCSYVPSLVQINQGKRKE